A window of the Falco rusticolus isolate bFalRus1 chromosome 1, bFalRus1.pri, whole genome shotgun sequence genome harbors these coding sequences:
- the LOC119157727 gene encoding forkhead box protein J1-like, producing the protein MAEGWLNSLQAGKDRGHTGSVGGSHDLDDSLTSLMWLRDFSIVDATMGKSSYCPSGPDLHDGHKVPSFAAPCSPLAADPACMGIPHTPCNPISSSTSRTANHPVAVHPQLVEDIDYKTNPHVKPPYSYATLICMAMEASKKPKITLSAIYKWITDNFCYFRHADPTWQNSIRHNLSLNKCFIKVPREKGEPGKGGFWKLDPQHADRLKNGAFKKRRTPPVQIHPAFTNGAQPGAPFATSSAAPACTSSSILTVNTQSQQLLKEFEEVTGGHNGNAADGKAGHKRRHSSPKRTAKVPRLSSSALLTQEEQSELGSLKGDFDWEAIFNTNLNGDFSALGDLDLMPAISIVTRDLDLMLHGHHVDCPQGQEQVLTESNKNILDIDETFMATSFLQHPWDEGTNDYLSNCVNMEQLFDLNDASLPADESDWSSLASLL; encoded by the exons ATGGCTGAGGGGTGGCTGAacagcctgcaggcaggcaaggaCAGAGGGCACACGGGCAGCGTGGGGGGCTCGCATGATCTCGATGACAGCCTGACCAGCCTCATGTGGCTGCGTGACTTCTCCATCGTTGACGCCACCATGGGCAAGTCCTCCTACTGCCCCAGTGGCCCAGACCTGCACGACGGTCACAAGGtccccagctttgctgctccaTGCTCACCTTTGGCTGCCGACCCAGCGTGCATGGGCATACCACACACCCCCTGCAATCCCATCTCCTCTTCCACCTCAAGGACAGCCAACCACCCCGTGGCCGTGCACCCGCAGCTCGTGGAGGACATTGACTACAAGACCAACCCGCACGTCAAGCCACCCTACTCCTATGCCACCCTCATCTGCATGGCAATGGAGGCCAGCAAGAAGCCCAAAATCACCCTGTCCGCCATCTACAAGTGGATTACGGACAACTTCTGCTACTTCCGACACGCTGATCCCACCTGGCAG AACTCCATCCGGCACAACCTCTCCTTGAATAAGTGCTTCATCAAGGTGCCCCGGGAGAAAGGCGAGCCGGGGAAAGGCGGCTTCTGGAAGCTGGACCCCCAACACGCTGACCGGCTCAAGAACGGTGCCTTCAAAAAGCGGAGGACACCCCCCGTGCAGATCCACCCGGCCTTCACCAACGGGGCCCAGCCCGGAGCACCGTTtgccaccagctcagctgctccggcttgcacctccagcagcatcctcaCTGTCAACACCCAGTCACAGCAACTGCTGAAAGAGTTTGAAGAAGTCACCGGTGGCCACAACGGGAATGCGGCGGACGGCAAGGCAGGGCACAAGCGCAGGCACAGCTCGCCCAAGAGAACAGCCAAGGTGCCTCGGCTTTCCAGCTCGGCCTTGCTGACTCAGGAAGAGCAGAGTGAGCTGGGGTCGCTGAAAGGTGACTTTGACTGGGAAGCCATTTTCAACACCAACCTAAATGGAGACTTCTCTGCTTTGGGGGACCTGGACCTCATGCCTGCCATCAGCATCGTAACACGTGACCTGGACTTGATGTTACATGGGCACCACGTCGACTGtccccaggggcaggagcaggtcCTCACTGAGTCCAACAAGAACATCCTGGACATTGACGAAACCTTCATGGCCACTTCTTTCCTGCAGCACCCCTGGGATGAAGGGACAAATGATTACCTCTCCAACTGTGTCAACATGGAGCAGTTATTTGACCTCAACGATGCCTCTTTACCAGCAGATGAGAGCGACTGGAGCAGTCTGGCGTCCCTCTTATAA